One window of Methylococcus sp. EFPC2 genomic DNA carries:
- a CDS encoding transglycosylase SLT domain-containing protein, whose protein sequence is MSIQKETIMKQRKPNGRFLCCASIFALFLSACSQQGGKVKSDASLSENAAAESTAAGKSRIFHISRKRGAISIGANGKPKYDNLWDRLFDLYAFPEVEHQDIERELNWFINHPSYIERVQERAEPFLYSIILHIEKQHVPGEIALLPVIESAFQPHAISPANAAGLWQFIPATGKNYGLKKSRSYDGRRDVYASTRAAVKYLKKLRADFNGDWLLAVAAYNCGEGAVSRAIQKNAAKGLPTDFWSLDLPQETRSYVPRLLAVSRLFVDSERYGIDLRPIPNKALYRAVRVKDQLDLALAADAADISLNQLIALNPGFKGQYADVDGSYHLYVPANKSKGFKEELARLVQEQAVFGGNSMQKEVSPVQDELEVAQSEEHTVSIKEKSRSDTTHVHAKKAQSRDDEPGTSVKVVHKLRGGAEDDEALNRKQAKAGEPDKKAVYTVRNGDTLYSIARSHSVGVDDLTSWNKLSKKNGIRPGMTLSLAAKDTTARKLPLSVAGAGIRSSQSIKYTVRQGDSIFAISKRFNVSVAELRKWNGPRADKQFKPGVNLTVAADRN, encoded by the coding sequence GTGTCTATCCAGAAGGAAACAATCATGAAGCAGCGAAAGCCTAACGGTCGTTTTCTATGCTGTGCGTCGATATTTGCGCTGTTCCTGAGTGCCTGTAGCCAGCAGGGCGGCAAGGTCAAAAGCGATGCGAGTTTAAGCGAGAACGCTGCGGCAGAGTCAACGGCGGCGGGCAAGTCGCGCATTTTTCATATATCCCGGAAACGGGGCGCCATCAGCATCGGTGCCAATGGCAAGCCCAAATACGACAATCTTTGGGACCGTTTGTTCGATCTTTATGCGTTCCCCGAGGTTGAGCACCAGGATATCGAGCGCGAACTCAACTGGTTCATCAACCACCCCAGTTACATCGAACGGGTCCAGGAGCGCGCCGAGCCGTTCTTGTATTCCATCATCCTGCATATCGAAAAGCAGCATGTGCCGGGTGAAATTGCCCTGCTCCCGGTAATCGAAAGTGCCTTCCAGCCTCACGCCATTTCTCCTGCCAATGCGGCAGGACTGTGGCAGTTCATCCCGGCCACCGGGAAAAACTACGGGTTGAAGAAGAGCCGCTCGTACGACGGACGCCGCGACGTTTATGCGTCCACTCGGGCTGCGGTCAAATATTTGAAAAAACTGCGCGCCGACTTTAACGGCGACTGGTTGCTGGCCGTGGCCGCCTACAACTGCGGTGAAGGTGCCGTGTCCCGCGCGATCCAGAAAAACGCCGCCAAAGGATTGCCCACCGACTTCTGGTCTTTGGATCTGCCGCAAGAAACGCGGTCCTATGTGCCGCGCTTGTTGGCGGTTTCTCGCCTGTTCGTGGATTCCGAACGCTATGGCATCGATTTGCGGCCTATTCCCAACAAAGCGCTATACCGGGCGGTCCGGGTGAAGGACCAGTTGGATCTGGCTTTGGCCGCCGACGCCGCCGATATCAGCCTGAATCAGTTGATAGCGCTAAACCCCGGCTTCAAGGGGCAATATGCCGATGTGGACGGCAGCTATCATCTTTACGTGCCGGCTAATAAGAGCAAAGGATTTAAAGAGGAGTTGGCGCGCCTGGTACAGGAGCAAGCCGTCTTCGGTGGCAATTCGATGCAGAAAGAAGTGTCGCCGGTGCAGGATGAGCTGGAGGTTGCGCAATCTGAGGAGCATACGGTCTCCATAAAGGAAAAATCGAGGTCCGATACCACGCATGTCCACGCGAAGAAGGCTCAGTCTCGCGATGATGAACCCGGCACTTCGGTCAAAGTCGTCCACAAGCTGCGAGGCGGAGCGGAAGATGACGAGGCATTGAACAGGAAGCAGGCCAAGGCCGGCGAACCGGACAAGAAGGCGGTCTACACCGTGCGCAACGGCGACACTTTGTATTCGATCGCCCGCAGCCATTCGGTGGGGGTCGATGATTTGACCAGCTGGAACAAGTTGTCCAAAAAGAACGGTATACGGCCGGGTATGACCTTGTCACTGGCCGCCAAGGATACCACCGCCAGAAAACTTCCCCTCTCGGTTGCCGGAGCGGGTATCAGATCCTCCCAGTCGATCAAATACACCGTGCGCCAAGGTGATTCGATTTTTGCGATTTCCAAACGCTTCAATGTCAGCGTGGCGGAACTGCGGAAGTGGAACGGTCCGAGGGCCGATAAGCAGTTCAAGCCGGGCGTCAATCTGACCGTGGCTGCCGACAGGAACTGA
- the gltX gene encoding glutamate--tRNA ligase, translating to MSPRKTRFAPSPTGLMHLGNARTALFSALLGDRFLLRIEDTDAERSRPEFVSELLDDLRWMGLTWDEGPGSAQPEVDYFQSRRGEIYRHYYERLEQDDLAYPCFCTASELEISRKVQLNAGQPPRYSGKCSRLTREEVERRRDQGLQPTLRFRVPRGVSVEFDDEVRGPQKFATDDIGDFIIRRADGSPAFFFCNAIDDALMSVGRVVRGEDHLSNTPRQLLLLRALALASPSYAHIALILGEDGAPLSKRNGSRSIKQLREEGYFPSALLNMLARVGHHYEQDDLLDFAALKAKFNIAHLGKSPSRFDIAHLKHWQELAVRAADDSELLQWLREETRAILPANRTALFLDIVRSNCVFPDQAHEWARILFTEELLVGAEEAAVAQNAGTGFYLAALDAASEAGENFDLFMTGLKARTGAKGKQLFMPLRAALSGRLDGPELGKLYAALDPFLIHRRLAEFAGEVT from the coding sequence ATGAGCCCTCGAAAAACCCGCTTCGCCCCCAGCCCGACCGGACTGATGCACCTAGGCAATGCGCGCACCGCACTGTTCAGCGCGCTCTTGGGCGACCGTTTCCTCCTGCGGATCGAGGACACCGACGCCGAACGGAGCCGTCCGGAATTCGTCTCGGAACTGCTCGACGACTTGCGCTGGATGGGTTTGACCTGGGACGAAGGCCCCGGCTCGGCCCAGCCCGAGGTTGACTATTTTCAGTCGCGCCGGGGGGAAATCTATCGTCATTACTATGAGCGCCTGGAACAAGACGACTTGGCCTATCCCTGCTTCTGCACGGCGAGTGAGCTGGAAATTTCCCGCAAGGTGCAGCTCAATGCCGGCCAGCCGCCCCGTTACAGCGGCAAATGCTCGCGGTTAACCAGGGAAGAAGTCGAACGCCGCCGGGACCAGGGTCTGCAGCCCACCTTGCGTTTCCGTGTGCCGCGCGGAGTCAGCGTGGAATTCGACGACGAAGTGCGGGGGCCGCAGAAATTCGCCACCGACGACATCGGCGACTTCATCATACGCCGTGCCGACGGCTCTCCCGCCTTCTTCTTCTGCAACGCGATCGACGACGCGCTCATGAGCGTCGGCCGTGTGGTTCGGGGCGAAGACCATCTCAGCAACACGCCGAGACAATTACTGCTGCTGCGGGCCCTGGCGCTAGCCTCCCCTTCCTATGCCCACATTGCACTGATACTCGGCGAAGACGGCGCACCCCTGTCCAAACGCAACGGCAGCCGCAGCATCAAGCAATTGCGCGAAGAAGGCTATTTCCCCTCCGCGCTGCTCAACATGCTGGCGCGGGTCGGCCATCACTACGAACAGGACGACTTGCTGGATTTCGCCGCACTCAAAGCGAAGTTCAACATTGCCCACCTGGGCAAATCGCCCTCCCGATTCGACATTGCCCACCTCAAGCACTGGCAGGAATTGGCGGTTCGCGCAGCGGACGACAGCGAACTGTTGCAATGGCTGCGCGAAGAAACCCGCGCCATCCTGCCGGCCAACCGTACAGCGCTGTTCCTGGATATCGTGCGCAGCAACTGCGTGTTTCCCGATCAGGCGCACGAATGGGCGCGTATACTCTTCACCGAAGAACTGTTAGTGGGCGCCGAGGAAGCCGCGGTCGCCCAAAACGCAGGCACCGGCTTCTATCTGGCGGCCCTGGACGCCGCCTCCGAGGCCGGGGAGAATTTCGATCTCTTCATGACCGGACTCAAGGCGCGCACGGGAGCGAAAGGCAAGCAATTGTTCATGCCGCTGCGCGCCGCGTTGAGCGGCCGCCTGGATGGGCCCGAACTGGGCAAGCTTTACGCGGCCCTGGATCCGTTTCTCATACACCGCCGGTTGGCGGAATTCGCCGGCGAAGTCACATGA
- a CDS encoding NUDIX hydrolase: MTPAPTPAIGVSAIVFDDRERVLLVRRGKPPAQGLWHAPGGRLEAGESLVTACRREVREETGLDVTVGPILAAVERRQEGFHYLIVDFLARLTSPAETAPSAGDDVTAAAWVAPEHLRDYPIAGGLVPILEQGRRAHRGEILGLHDADGAGSDFIAHR; this comes from the coding sequence ATGACCCCGGCTCCGACCCCGGCCATCGGCGTCAGCGCAATCGTTTTCGACGACCGGGAACGCGTCCTGCTGGTGCGCCGCGGCAAACCGCCCGCACAAGGGCTTTGGCACGCCCCCGGTGGCCGGCTGGAAGCCGGCGAAAGCCTCGTTACGGCCTGCCGCCGGGAAGTGCGCGAAGAAACCGGGCTGGACGTGACCGTGGGCCCCATCCTCGCCGCGGTGGAGCGTCGCCAGGAGGGTTTCCACTACCTGATCGTAGACTTCCTCGCCCGACTCACCTCCCCGGCCGAAACCGCTCCCAGCGCCGGCGACGACGTGACGGCGGCCGCCTGGGTCGCCCCGGAACACCTGCGGGACTATCCGATCGCCGGCGGCCTGGTGCCCATATTGGAACAGGGGCGAAGGGCGCATCGCGGTGAAATCCTCGGCCTTCACGATGCCGACGGCGCGGGCTCCGACTTCATCGCCCACCGTTAA
- the aat gene encoding leucyl/phenylalanyl-tRNA--protein transferase, whose amino-acid sequence MLTVLDPDDPLQPFPSVSEALNEPNGLLAVGGCLAPARLESAYRHGIFPWYGAGEPILWWSPDPRLVLRPEHLVTTRSLRKLLRQGRFEFRFDTAFDAVIEACAEPRAYADSTWITPSMKRAYNDLHRLGLAHSFEVWLDGALVGGLYGVAIGRVFFGESMFHRVSNASKAAFVLGAERLQAWGYALIDCQVHTSHLEGFGAREVARSDFIDMLHVYCNQFVAEQAWCRP is encoded by the coding sequence ATGCTAACGGTCCTTGATCCCGACGATCCCCTGCAACCCTTCCCGAGTGTGAGCGAGGCGCTAAACGAGCCCAACGGCCTGCTGGCGGTCGGAGGATGCCTCGCTCCCGCGCGTCTGGAATCGGCTTACCGCCATGGCATATTCCCGTGGTACGGCGCTGGGGAGCCTATCTTGTGGTGGTCTCCCGATCCTCGCCTGGTGTTGCGGCCGGAACACTTGGTTACGACCCGGAGTCTGAGAAAACTGCTCAGGCAGGGGCGATTCGAGTTCCGTTTCGACACCGCGTTCGATGCCGTCATCGAGGCATGCGCCGAACCGCGCGCTTATGCGGATTCAACCTGGATCACCCCGTCGATGAAGCGAGCCTACAACGATCTGCATCGGCTGGGTTTGGCTCATTCCTTCGAAGTCTGGCTTGACGGCGCGCTCGTTGGCGGTTTGTACGGTGTCGCTATCGGCCGGGTATTCTTCGGCGAGTCCATGTTTCACCGCGTCAGCAACGCGTCCAAAGCCGCTTTCGTCCTAGGCGCGGAACGCTTGCAGGCTTGGGGCTACGCCTTGATCGATTGCCAGGTTCATACGTCGCATCTGGAGGGTTTCGGTGCCCGTGAAGTGGCGCGCAGCGATTTCATCGACATGCTGCATGTCTATTGCAATCAATTCGTTGCGGAACAGGCCTGGTGCCGCCCATGA
- a CDS encoding class I SAM-dependent methyltransferase, with product MLSASADGGLTPLNLTLAYPDQLPIATASIDTAILPHLLEFENEPRAVLAEIERVLKPGGHLHILGLNPWSLSGLFKRLPPFQGDMRDKLIAHHRLIDWLNQLSIEAEWQAGFDYSLDHTIRTPATLFGRSMAHLAAAYAIRAIKRTCTLTPVPLKARWISTPSLVPEGLLDTTSGVLNRKSP from the coding sequence TTGCTGTCAGCCAGTGCCGATGGCGGGCTTACGCCGCTGAATCTGACCCTGGCCTACCCGGATCAACTCCCCATCGCCACCGCCAGCATCGATACCGCCATACTCCCCCACCTGCTCGAATTCGAAAACGAGCCCAGGGCCGTGCTAGCGGAAATCGAGCGAGTCCTGAAACCCGGCGGCCATCTGCACATCCTGGGTTTGAACCCTTGGAGCCTCTCCGGACTGTTCAAGCGCCTCCCCCCCTTCCAGGGCGACATGAGGGACAAGCTGATTGCTCACCACCGCCTGATCGACTGGTTAAACCAGCTAAGCATCGAGGCCGAATGGCAGGCCGGCTTCGACTACTCCCTGGATCACACGATCCGCACACCGGCCACCCTGTTCGGACGATCCATGGCCCACCTGGCGGCCGCCTATGCGATCCGCGCAATCAAGCGCACTTGCACGCTGACCCCGGTGCCGCTGAAAGCTCGTTGGATAAGCACGCCATCCTTGGTACCGGAAGGCCTGCTGGATACTACGAGCGGCGTGCTGAACAGGAAGTCGCCGTAA
- the infA gene encoding translation initiation factor IF-1, whose protein sequence is MSKEDQIEMEGKVIETLPNTTFRVELDNGHVIIAHISGKMRKHYIRILTGDRVKVEMTPYDLTKGRITFRQR, encoded by the coding sequence ATGTCGAAAGAAGATCAGATCGAAATGGAAGGCAAGGTCATAGAAACCTTGCCCAACACGACTTTTCGAGTGGAATTGGATAACGGGCATGTCATCATTGCCCATATTTCCGGCAAGATGCGCAAGCATTATATCCGCATCCTGACGGGCGACCGGGTGAAGGTCGAGATGACCCCCTATGATCTGACCAAGGGACGCATCACCTTTCGCCAGCGCTGA
- a CDS encoding arginyltransferase — protein sequence MRRISLYLDRPHDCSYLAGREARLAYVDPTLSMTTEIYGELAPLGFRRSGNLVYRPQCPGCSACVPVRIPLSRFRPNRSQHRIERLNRDVIVTMRPAAYTDESYELFRRYLGARHSDGGMADSGAGEFIGFLASDWSDTVFIEFRLEKRLFAVAVVDRFKDAWSAVYTFFDPDYAARSPGVLAVLWQITEARHLGLDWLYLGYWIGACRKMAYKTQYRPLEAYVGGQWRLFEKGENIEY from the coding sequence ATGAGGAGAATCTCCCTCTATCTTGATCGTCCCCACGATTGTTCTTATCTAGCCGGTCGTGAGGCGCGTTTGGCTTATGTCGATCCGACGCTGTCCATGACAACGGAAATCTACGGCGAGTTGGCGCCGCTGGGGTTTCGTCGCAGCGGCAATCTGGTTTATCGACCCCAGTGTCCTGGGTGTTCCGCTTGTGTTCCGGTGCGCATCCCGCTCTCGCGCTTTCGGCCGAACCGTTCGCAGCACCGTATCGAGCGACTCAATCGGGACGTGATCGTGACGATGCGCCCAGCCGCCTACACCGACGAGTCCTACGAACTGTTCCGGCGCTATCTGGGCGCGCGCCACAGTGACGGTGGAATGGCCGACTCCGGGGCGGGTGAGTTCATCGGCTTCTTGGCCAGCGATTGGTCCGACACGGTATTTATCGAATTTCGTCTTGAAAAACGGTTGTTTGCGGTGGCAGTCGTGGATCGGTTCAAGGATGCCTGGTCTGCTGTGTATACCTTTTTCGATCCGGACTACGCCGCAAGAAGTCCGGGCGTTCTGGCCGTCTTATGGCAGATCACCGAAGCGCGGCATTTAGGGTTGGATTGGCTATATCTGGGTTACTGGATAGGGGCCTGCCGGAAAATGGCTTACAAGACCCAGTATCGGCCATTGGAAGCTTATGTTGGCGGGCAATGGCGATTGTTCGAAAAAGGCGAGAACATTGAATATTGA